In Macadamia integrifolia cultivar HAES 741 chromosome 1, SCU_Mint_v3, whole genome shotgun sequence, a single window of DNA contains:
- the LOC122068023 gene encoding elongator complex protein 2, protein MSSSSSSVEVERAFIGAGCNRVVNNVSWGPCGLVAFGAQNAVAIFCPKTAQILTTLPGHKAFVNCTQWLPSCKDAFKVQQLEKHFLLSGDTDGVIIVWEFSLKDGKWRYVSQVPQSHKKGITCFTGIMVSGAVSIFASTSSDCTVCVWEMAFSPAVGGECKLLCLETLSVGSKAVVALSLAELPRTTGHLVLAMGGLDNKVHIYCGERTGKFIHACELKSHSDWIRSLDFSLPICSGIEMDSLLLVSSSQDRSIRIWKMALHSSPDNTKVPYRKEEIGLTSYIEGPVLIAGSSSYQISLESLLIGHEDWVYSVEWQPPSYSSDGETDFYQPLSILSASMDKTMMVWQPEKTTGIWVNVVTVGELSHCALGFYGGHWSPSGDSILAHGYGGSFHLWKNIGVNFDDWQPQKVPSGHFAAVMDAAWARSGEYLLSVSHDQTTRIFTPWKNEDCLRDGHYWHEIARPQVHGHDINCVAVIWGKGNQRFVSGAEEKVARVFEAPLSFLKTLAHATAEKFSFPEDLQEDVQILGANMSALGLSQKPIYSHSANEIPNGNGNGNVVDNLETVPDAVPIVLTEPPIEDQLSWHTLWPETHKLYGHGNELFSLCCDHGGRLIASSCKAQSATVAEIWLWQVGSWKAVGRLQSHSLTVTQMEFCHDDSLLLAVSRDRQFSVFKLTRTGVDEVSYELVAKQEAHKRIIWACSWNPFGHEFATGSRDKTVKIWTVESGSSVKQLMTLPQFSSSITALSWVGCNRTSNQGILAVGMESGLVELWSLNGRTDGDGMSLPGFNAALAIKFDPFMCHVSSVHRLAWRNSEKSKESSTIQLASCGADQCVRVFNIKVD, encoded by the exons GCTGGTTGTAATAGAGTCGTCAATAATGTCTCATGGGGCCCCTGCGGTTTAGTTGCTTTTGGTGCCCAAAACGCTGTCGCCATTTTCTGccccaag ACTGCCCAGATTTTGACCACGCTTCCTGGGCATAAAGCTTTCGTCAATTGTACTCAGTGGCTTCCGAGTTGTAAGGATGCATTCAAAG TTCAACAGTTGGAGAAGCACTTTTTGCTTTCAGGGGATACTGATGGTGTCATCATTGTATGGGAATTCTCTCttaaagatggaaag TGGAGGTATGTGTCACAAGTACCTCAATCACACAAGAAAGGCATCACATGCTTCACTGGAATTATGGTTTCTGGAGCTGTTTCCATATTTGCTTCCACATCTTCAGATTGCACTGTTTGTGTTTGGGAAATGGCCTTCTCTCCTGCTGTTGGAG GTGAATGTAAACTTTTGTGTCTGGAAACTCTATCTGTTGGTTCAAAAGCTGTAGTCGCCCTTTCGTTAGCAGAATTGCCCAGGACTACTGGTCATTTAGTCTTAGCAATGGGAGGATTAGATAACAAGGTTCATATTTATTGTGGAGAGAGAACGGGGAAG TTTATTCATGCTTGTGAATTGAAAAGTCACTCAGACTGGATCCGAAGTTTGGACTTCTCATTACCTATTTGTAGCGGGATTGAAATGGATAGCCTTCTCCTTGTAAGTTCATCACAGGATAGAAGCATTCGCATATGGAAGATGGCCTTGCATAGTTCTCCAGATAATACTAAGGTACCATACAGGAAAGAAGAAATAGGCTTAACATCATATATTGAAGGTCCTGTACTTATAGCTGGTTCTTCCTCCTATCAAATTTCTTTGGAATCCCTGCTTATTGGACATGAAGATTGGGTATATTCAGTGGAGTGGCAACCTCCTTCGTATTCTTCTGATGGGGAGACTGATTTTTATCAACCCCTGAGCATCTTATCTGCATCTATGGACAAGACAATGATGGTCTGGCAACCTGAGAAAACCACTGGAATATGGGTAAATGTGGTTACTGTTGGAGAACTAAGTCATTGTGCATTAGGTTTTTATGGCGGCCATTGGAGTCCAAGCGGAGATTCAATTTTAGCTCACGGCTATGGTGGATCTTTCCATCTTTGGAAAAATATTGGTGTTAACTTCGATGATTGGCAACCACAGAAAGTTCCATCTGGTCACTTCGCCGCAGTGATGGATGCTGCATGGGCCCGATCTGGTGAATATTTGCTGTCAGTGAGCCATGACCAG ACTACACGTATTTTTACTCCTTGGAAAAATGAAGATTGTCTCAGAGATGGACATTATTGGCATGAAATAGCTCGACCACAAGTTCATGGTCATGATATTAACTGCGTTGCGGTCATTTGGGGAAAGGGTAACCAACGGTTTGTTAGTGGAGCAGAAGAAAAAGTTGCCCGAGTATTTGAAGCTCCTCTATCATTTTTGAAGACACTGGCTCATGCAACTGCTGAGAAATTTAGTTTTCCTGAAGATCTTCAGGAAGACGTTCAAATCTTGGGTGCAAATATGTCTGCTCTTGGATTATCACAGAAGCCCATTTACAGCCACT CTGCAAATGAAATTccaaatggaaatggaaatggaaatgttGTAGATAACCTGGAAACTGTCCCCGATGCAGTTCCAATTGTTTTAACAGAGCCTCCTATTGAAGATCAATTGTCATGGCATACACTATGGCCAGAAACACATAAGCTTTATGGTCACGGGAATGAACTATTTTCTTTATGCTGTGATCATGGAGGGAGGCTTATTGCTTCATCATGTAAG GCCCAATCAGCTACAGTGGCAGAAATATGGCTTTGGCAAGTTGGATCATGGAAGGCTGTTGGGCGCTTGCAGTCTCACAGCTTAACTGTGACACAGATGGAATTCTGTCATGATGACTCTTTACTTTTGGCTGTTTCGAGGGATCGCCAGTTCTCGGTGTTCAAACTCACACGGACAG GGGTAGATGAAGTCAGTTATGAACTCGTCGCAAAGCAGGAGGCGCACAAAAGAATAATATGGGCATGCTCGTGGAATCCATTTGGTCACGAGTTTGCAACAGGTTCAAGGGACAAAACTGTTAAGATCTGGACTGTGGAAAGTGGGTCTTCAGTTAAGCAGCTCATGACTTTACCACAATTCAGCAGTAGTATTACTGCCTTATCTTGGGTTGGTTGCAATCGTACTAGTAATCAAGGGATTCTTGCAGTTGGAATGGAAAGTGGACTCGTTGAACTATGGAGCCTTAATGGCAGAACTGATGGTGATGGCATGTCACTGCCTGGGTTCAATGCTGCTCTTGCAATTAAGTTTGATCCATTCATGTGCCATGTTTCGTCAGTACACCGTTTGGCATGGAGAAACTCAGAGAAGAGTAAGGAGAGCAGCACCATACAGCTCGCATCTTGTGGAGCTGATCAGTGTGTTAGAGTGTTTAACATAAAGGTTGATTAA